In Plutella xylostella chromosome 3, ilPluXylo3.1, whole genome shotgun sequence, the following proteins share a genomic window:
- the LOC105380965 gene encoding ADP-ribosylation factor 2 produces MGLTISSVFTRLFGKKQMRILMVGLDAAGKTTILYKLKLGEIVTTIPTIGFNVETVEYKNISFTVWDVGGQDKIRPLWRHYYQNTQGLIFVVDSSDTKRIQEAENELANMLKEDELRDAVILVFANKQDMPNAMTAAELTNALNLNNLRNRRWYIQATCATQGQGLYEGLDWLSNELAKK; encoded by the exons ATGGGTTTAACAATATCGAGTGTATTTACAAGGCTTTTCGGCAAAAAACAGATGCGTATCCTAATGG TCGGACTTGACGCCGCTGGAAAAACAACTATACTTTACAAGCTAAAGTTGGGCGAAATTGTGACTACCATCCCGACGATCGGCTTCAATGTGGAGACGGTggaatacaaaaacattagCTTCACCGTGTGGGACGTCGGCGGCCAGGACAAGATCAGGCCCCTCTGGCGCCATTACTATCAAAACACACAAGGACTGATATTTGTTGTGGATTCTAGTGACACCAAGAGAATACAGGAGGCTGAAAATGAACTGGCTAATATG TTGAAAGAGGATGAACTTCGGGATGCAGTTATATTGGTGTTTGCAAACAAACAGGACATGCCAAATGCCATGACTGCTGCTGAACTAACAAATGCCCTTAACTTAAACAATTTGAGAAACAGACGT TGGTATATCCAGGCTACATGTGCAACCCAAGGACAGGGGCTTTATGAAGGTCTAGACTGGCTTTCAAATGAACTAGCCAAGAAGTGA
- the LOC105380964 gene encoding enoyl-CoA hydratase domain-containing protein 3, mitochondrial → MFSYVLQRSVNSALTYCRHNHTQYLSVNNVDGTREITLNNDKTRNSLSLDMMSYLVEEINRDKDIDSLRAIVLTAKGHVFSAGHNLKELQASSGVEQHKVIFDKATELMMSIVRSPVPIIAKVNGVVAAAGCQLVAQCDMAVCSETSKFSTPGANFGIFCSTPGIAVGRSVPKSRAMYMLLTGEAISAQEAYESGLVTKVVTADQLDKEVNNIIDKIKMKSRSVVSLGKEFYYKQIELGLSEAYKLGGELMVKNVNMGDGQEGIKSFIEKRKPVWTHKQ, encoded by the exons ATGTTTTCATATGTGTTG caAAGAAGTGTTAATTCGGCATTAACATATTGTCGGCATAATCATACCCAATATCTATCTGTAAATAACGTCGATGGGACCAGAGAAATCAccttaaataatgataaaactCG GAACTCTTTATCCTTGGATATGATGAGTTATCTTGTTGAAGAAATAAACAGGGACAAAGATATTGATTCGCTACGAGCAATAGTCCTGACCGCCAAGGGACATGTATTTTCAGCTGGACACAATCTTAAAGAACTC CAAGCTAGCAGTGGTGTTGAGCAgcataaagtaatatttgacAAAGCAACTGAGCTGATGATGTCTATTGTCAGAAGTCCTGTACCAATTATAGCAAAG GTGAACGGCGTAGTGGCGGCGGCTGGGTGCCAGCTAGTCGCACAGTGCGACATGGCGGTGTGTTCGGAAACAAGTAAATTCTCAACACCTGG GGCAAACTTCGGCATATTCTGTTCTACACCCGGCATAGCAGTTGGTAGATCTGTGCCGAAATCCAGGGCGATGTATATGCTTCTTACAG GTGAAGCCATTAGTGCCCAAGAAGCTTACGAAAGCGGTCTGGTGACAAAAGTGGTAACAGCGGATCAACTAGACAAAGAAGTGAACAATATTATTGACAAAATTAAGATGAAAAGCCGTAGCGTCGTGTCTCTCGGCAaagaattttattacaaacaaATAGAACTGGGACTGAGTGAGGCTTATAAATTGGGGGGTGAGTTAATggtgaaaaatgtaaacatgGGTGACGGACAAGAGGGTATCAAGAGTTTCATTGAAAAGAGGAAGCCTGTTTGGACtcacaaacaataa